Genomic DNA from Frondihabitans sp. PAMC 28766:
TACGTCGTCGGCCCGCCCCAGTACTGCTCGAGAAACCCGGTGAGCCTCTGAATCGCCCCTTCGAGGTCATCCTGCGGGTACATCGGCCAGATCAGCGGGTCGGTCTGCACGCCCGCGTAGAACGTCCGCACGAGTCGTTCGAACGTCGGCCGCCCGCCGATCTGCCGCCAGAAGTTGCCCTGGGCGGCGTCGTCGCCGAGCCCGCCCCGCACGGTGACCGGTTGCGCGGAGGCCGGCCCCAGGCCGAGCGACGGGCGCTCGGGCGAGGCGGCAGGATCGGGAGTGCTCGCGTCGGTCATGCCCCATCCTCTCCCGACGGGCGAGGCGCGCGCGGCGCACGAGACTGCTTCGGAGGCACCGGCCCCGGCGCCCCCGGCGGCGGCACGTTGATCCGCGGGCCCGGCCCCTGCGCGGACCCGGGTGCCTGCTCGGACCCGGGTGCCTGCTCTGAGCCGGGTGCCTGAGCGGAGCCGGGTGCCTGAGCGGAGCCGGGTGCGGGAGGCTGCGGGACGGACCTCGGATCCTGCCGCCCGCTCGGAATCGGCTTCGTGGCCGCAGCGGCTCTAGACGTCGGAGTCGCAGCCGGACCGGCCGCGGGCCTCCGCCCGCGCCCCTTCGTCACGGGCACCGGGGCCGTCTCGACGGGGCGTGCGCCGCGCACGGAGGTGGCCTCGTCGAATCCTGTCAGCACGACGCTCGTCAGAGAGGGCAGCGTGATGTCCATCTCGTCCATGGCTCTCTTGATGCGCATGCGCAGCTCGCGCGCCACGTTGTCCTTCTCGGCCGAGCGGGTCCGGACGACCAGGCGGATGACCAGAGCCGACTCCGAGATCGACTCGAGGCCCCACAGCTCGGGCTTCTCGACGATGCGCGTCTTCCAGCGCGGCTCGGTCGCGAGCGCCGTCGCGGTCTTCAGCATCGCCGCCTCG
This window encodes:
- a CDS encoding globin codes for the protein MTDASTPDPAASPERPSLGLGPASAQPVTVRGGLGDDAAQGNFWRQIGGRPTFERLVRTFYAGVQTDPLIWPMYPQDDLEGAIQRLTGFLEQYWGGPTTYSDERGHPRLRMRHQPFTITPAARDRWLVHMREAVDSLGLSPLDDATLWGYLERAAHAMVNSFGE